The sequence below is a genomic window from Puniceicoccus vermicola.
GCCTTCAGTCATCGTCTTGAGGCGGTTCAGATCGTCGTAGGTGGAAATGATCTGACGGCTAGTGAGTCCGTAAGTGACCTCCAAGGTATTCCCCGCTTTATCGTACTTGTAACCGTGGGTCACTCCAGCCGAGGTTTCCTCCGTGACACGATTCAGGAAGTCGAATTCATTCACGACTTCACGGTGCGTGGCCGGGTCATACGGGTAGGAAATCGAGAGGATGTTGCCGTTATTATCGTATTCGTAATGACGATTATCGACGGAACGACCGACGTTCGAAACGTCTTCTAGACGATGAAGATCATCGTAGAAATAGTTGGTGACCTGCCCCTTCTCGTCGGTCCGAGAGGTCATGACGACCTCGTCGAAGTTCACCGTCTTCGTTCTCTGCAGCTCCGAGCCGAAATCCCAGATGGTCCGTGTGTTACGCCCCATGCCGTCGTAGCGGAAGGCGGTGAGAGCGCCCTCGCCGTCTTCGACGAGAATGCGGTTGCCCGCGTCGTCGTAGAGGTAGGAGACCACGATATCCCCAGGGGAGGGCGCACCCTCCGTGGTCGAGGGGTCGCCGTCGTCCGGGTTGGTCGCGGAGGCGGTCATCCGGTTCAGGGCATCGTAGAAATTTACGGTTCGGCTTCCGTTCGAGTCTGTGACGCGGACTGGGTTTCCATTCCCGTCATACTCGGTCTCGGTCTGCAGCACTTCTGAGGAAACGGTTCCCGTATCGGAATTAAAGACGGGCACAGCCGAGGTCGTGGCGAGATAGGGGCGATTGGCGTGATCGTAATCCGTCGTAGTCACCAACCCCAGCGGATCCTGCTTCAGGATAACGTTCCCCACCCCGTCGTAGGAAAATACGGTAACGGGGTTCTTGGATAGGCCGTCCTTGTCGAGAAAAGCCGGTGCCGTCTCGCTGATTTTGCGATTGCGGGCATCATGATTGTAGATCCAAACCTTGCCGCGCGGGTTGATGCTCTGATGAACATTGCCGGCATCGTCGTAGATCGTTTCCGTCATGGGTGAGGTAGCCGCCGAGACGAGGCCGGTGTCGGGGTCGGGCTGCCACACTTTGACCGGTCGGCCCGCCGCATCGTAGTCGCTCTCGGTGCGTGCGCCCCGCGGATCGATGGTCCTCCAGACGAGGCCGGTGCTGGAGTAAAGAGTTTCGGTCACGATTTGATCGGCACTGCCGACGGCATCGCGAGATTCGACCACCCTGCCCAAACCGTCGCGGAACGATTTTGAAACCTTGCCGATCGGATCCGTGATCGTGATTACCAGCGCTTCTTTCCCATTCAGAATGTTTCCGTATTCGGTTGTCGTCTCCGCAAATTGGCCGGGCTCGTATTCAATGCGATTCTCCACCTCACGATAGTCCGCATCGTAGAAGAAATCGCTGGTGAGAGTCCAAGTTCCCGAGATTCCCTGCACTGCGTCATGCTGGATGATTTGCGTGGGTTTGAAACCCTCGGAGTCGAAGGCACTGACACCCGGATTACGCTCCGTTTGGTAGAGATATTCGGTATGAGTCTTATCCGCATCCGAGTAGACCGAACTCCCAGACTCTACGCCATCCTCATCGGCGTCGCCGAGAGAGAAGTTGGAATAAGTGTGGCGCACCCGTTGGATTGCGTCGTAAAAATGCCGGGTGATGACATCCCGCGGGTCCTTCGTGCTCGTAAGAGAGTTGACCTGATTGTAGGTGAACTCGGTGACGAGGTCTTGGGCGGTTGCGGTGCCGCGGTTACCGATTTCCAAAATCTGCGGCTCTGAGATTGACGGAAGCGTTGGCAATCCTGAATCGTCCATGTCGCGAATCGTTTTCACGCGGCGGGACAATTCGTCGTATTCATGAAAAGTGTAACGACCCTCTTCGTCGACCTCACAGACGAGATTGCCTCTGGGGTCGTAAAGGCGACGCACCGATGTGACCTGAATACCGTTTGAGGTGCCCGCAGCCGGAAAATCGGTGCGGATCAAGCGATTTAGAGAATCGTAATAGAAGTTGGTCGTATAGCTCCGGGAATCTTCGACACTTTCCCGGTTGTTATTCTGGTCGTAAGTGTACTCGGTGGAAAGATCCAACCCACCTGGATCGACAATCTTCAGGAGAACTCTTCCGTATTCGTCGGGAACAAATTGGGTCACCAAATCCTCTTCCCAGGCCTTCCCGCTCCGGTTGGCAAAAGCCTCGGTTGCCTGGAAGGTCATGAAACCCGGAAAGGCAGGATTATCATAGGTGTAGCTTTCCCGGAGAAGAGGATTTGACTGACGGCCGGTAACGGTCTTATCGATCCGGCGCCCCAATGAATCAACCGTCCACTCCGTTGTTGTTCCGAAGACATCAACCACCTGCGACATCACTCGGTAATTTCCGTATTGATAGGTCTCGACACGACCCAACGCATCGGTCTTGCGAGTGGGGTCCGCCCAAGTCGTCATAAATGTCGGTTCCGATTCGAGCACCGGCACAATATGCTCGGGATCCAGCGCGTCCTCATAATCCCAAGTCGTGGTGTTCCCCGAAAAATCCGTCATGCTTCTCAGACTCAGACCGGAGGGCAGGTCGAAGACAAAAGACTCGGTCCCCAGCTCATCCGGATGGGTAATCGTCATCTCAGTGTAATAGACCATCCATTCGAGCGAGACCGCACTGCCGACCGAATCGTCGTCGACAACTTCCCCGTGAACTCCCTCGAAAGCGTAGGTGGTTTCGTTATCGAGAACATCGGTGACGACTGTGCCCGAAGTGGCTTCGAACTCGCGACCAAACTTAACCAGTGTATCCTCAGTTTTCGAGAAAGTGCTTGTGCCAATTCCACCCGGGAGAACCACCGAAGAAACGTGGCGGGGAAGACCGTATTGCTTCTTGTAAGAGCCGGATCCGCTGCCCCCCTGTGTCGGCCCGGAATTCAGGATAGCCGCTGCTGCATCGTAGATGTCGGCCGGCATTGCCGTGCGCGGAATCAGAATCCCTGTTATCCCTCCACCACCGGAATAATATTCCTTCGTGCGGTCAAAATCGTAATTGAAGGTATAGGTATTCGCGTTTTTGTCGGTTACCGTCTTCAGGTTGGCATGGTAGTGCCAAGTCGTACGCGAATCTGTATACTCCCGGTCAGAGGCGACTTCATAGGTATACGAGCGAGAGGTCCCATCTGGGAAGTGAACTTCATCAAGTGTCGGATATTCATAGGAGAGAGAGTCACTATCAACCGGATCACTCGTTGAACCGGAAATCGAATTCGTCAGGGTATAATCAAATGAAATGACATTTCCCCGGGGGTCAGCGATCGATTCAACTCGGCGAGCATCCTCACTTCGGTTGATATGAATATCCTGAAAATCACCGGAAGAATCTGTCCGATCCAAAATCCGAATTCTTTCTGGGATCAATGAGACTCCGGAAGTGCCGTAGTCATACTTAATCTGGTTTTCATAACGGTCTTTGGCCACATCAAGACGCCAGTAAGTGTGCCGGCGAACCTTATAGCTACCTCCGACTCGGTCCGTCGTATACATAAACCATGCATCCGACTTCAGGTATCTCACCTCCGTGCCAAATTTCTTGATCAGGGTGAATTCCTCGCCATCTTCGGAAATTTTGAGTTGGTTCAAGTAGGTTTTCCGATCGACCCGGGAAGACGGCCAAGGAAAGAATGTCTCCATGTCTGGGGTTCCGAAACGCTGGGAACGTCCGTTTTCATCGATGACATTGACCGTGGTGGGGTCGTCGGTGTTGTCCCCGAGGACCTCAACCACTTCCACGTAGGCACAGAGATTCGAGTTCCACCCCACCCCAAAGGGGAGCGTCAATTGTTCATGAGGACGCAATCCGGAACGGTTCGACCAACTGGTCTCACGAGAAGATGCGTTAACCTGTAAGACAAAGTCACTGGCACCGACAGGCACATAGACTAAAGAGGTATCGTGATGGAGAGAGAGATCGAACGCATCCACATAGGTTTCTTCTTCGGCGGAATCTGACTCGTCCTCCTCCTCAGGTTTTTCGTCGGAGAGCGGGCGGCCATTCAGTGCAACCTTACGGTAGCGAGGGCCAACCGCGTCTCCCCCGGAATAACTTTCGGAATAGCCGATCCCACCAATCGGAACCAAGTAGGCTTTCGATTGGGACCAGCCAAAGCTGTCGTCGACCGTTCCCAAAAGACCGTCCATATCGACAAGGACAAACCCGGTAGGATCAACAGTTGCGGTGTAATCGTAATCCGGCTCATCGGCATTGGTTCCTTCATGGTGTAGAGAAACCTCGTAATATCGGTCGCTGCGAAGGTTTAGATCGTAATCCGAAACGATTCCAAACCCATCGCTAGTAGCATGGAACTCTCCGATCTGAAGCCGCCACCGTTCCGAATGAGACCCCGAATGATCTCCGATTTCTCCTTCGATCGAGTATCGAGATGGACTCGCACCATAGCCGCCTCCGAGATCACCAATCGGTTCGGCATTGGCATCATCTAGATCCGGGCCGTAAAAATCTGAAGGGACGAACGGTTTTTCGCTATAGTCCCGTGGATTCGATCCCAGACCCATTTCTATTCCATCAGAGACTCCATCCCCGTCGGTATCCCAAAGATCCGGATTGGTGCCATAATTGGACTCCTCAAAGTCCGACAATCCATCTCCATCGAAATCGAGATGGATATTATTCTCGGGAACCAGTGGATCCAAATGAGCGCTATAATGTTCGAATCCATCGGGAAGGAGATCTCCGTCTGTATCGAAGTAATAGGGATCGGTGCCGATGGAAATTTCCAAGAGATCAATTAATCCGTCGTCGTCGGAATCCAGATATTCATTCAGATCGCCGGAGCCATGTACTGGCGAACTATTTGGATCCCTCGGGTCCGTCCCCGCTTGGTATTCCTCGCCATTCGAGAATCCATCGTTGTCGAAATCTCCGTTCCGACCTTTCGCGGTGTTGACGACCTTATCGTTATAGAAATCGAATCCGTTCTGATAGGCCCAAATTGCGGAAGGATTATCGGAAAATACATCAGATTGATCAAACGTGAAGGGAGACGTAATCCAACCAGCCCCTTCGACCTGACCGTTCGCACCACCGCTCCTGTAAAGCGTAGAGACGGCGTTGTGAGGAGAGAACAGGGACAATTTCCCGTCGTATACGGTGTACCAGCTCACACTGTAGTCTGGAGAGATCTTATCGTCAGAAACGACCCATCCTCGACCGGCATCTACCTGGTGATTGGGGATAAGTGATTCCGTTCTATAAGTGTAAGTGGTTGCGCCCACATAAGCTGGACCATAATATATCGTCTGCGAGGGGACAAAATAGTCCGGCTCCATCCTATTTACTCCAGTAATCCACCCCTTTCCGACTCGTTCTCCCCCCGAAGGAGAGTTAGAGAAAATAAGTTCGGTCGGTGAATCCAGTGGAGACGAATAAATATCCCGTGAAGGAATACTTAGATCAGCATGAATCGTATTCGTTCCTGTCACCCAGCCCTTGCCAACGGGCCAGAAGGGAAATTCCTGAGTTGTGAAAATAAAGACCTCATCGTGTGGAGCGCTCGATCCGAGAGCACTGTAATAGAGCTCTTGTGAGGCTACAGAATAATCAGGGACAAATTCTGACTCTGAAACAGCCCATCCGCGGCCAACGGGTTTTCGTGGAATTGATACTTCGATCAGTCTACCGAACCTATATCCGCCGCCTGGCTTAACTCCGTAGTAAACATCGTAAGAAGTCCCAGCCGGAGGATCTACATTTACAGGACTTGTGATGGGGCCGGAGGCAAGTGGCCGACTACCGGGGTTGTTCGGATCGGTATTATAGACAACTAGCTCCATCCGATCGTTAAATCCATCGCTATCGGAATCTTTGAGAAGAGGGTTGGTCCCGAATAGATCCACTTCGCTTCCGTCGAACAAACCATCACCGTCCGAATCCATAATGAGAGTCTGTGTTCCTACTTCGATTTCCCGTCCATCCGACAATCCATCATTGTCAGAATCGATATCCGTTGGATTCGTTCCATTTTGGAATTCGAGCAAATTACTGAGACCATCTCCATCTTTGTCCAAATCCCCATCGTCTACGCCTACATTTAGACCATGGAATATCTCCCATTCATCGGGCATTCCATCGGGTTCGGAATCAGACGTCGAGGTTGGGTCTGTCCCGTACTCATATTCAAGCCGGTTTGAGAGGGAATCCCCATCGTAATCATCTTCACCATTCTGAGAAAGGTCCCCGAAATGGAGAATTTCCCAAGAATCTCCCATGCCATCAAAGTCACGTTCGGCAGAAGGAAAGATCGCAATGCCATCAATCCAGGAATTTTCTTCGGAAGTCTCAATAAGACGGAGTTTTTTGAACTCAGCCGCTGGAGATGCAAATGCAACATCCTCAACTAAAACCGCCTCGTTCAGCCAAATTGAATACGTTTCTCCGGAATAATCCATTTCCATCGAGACCTTTTGCCATTTTTCGAAATCGATTGCCCCATGAGTTGATGGCGTCCAATTCTCTGTGCTGCCGTCATAATACGTTAAAATTCCGTCTTGATTGAAAAAGAAAGCCGAAGTCGTGTCGGAAGTGATCTCAGGACCATTCCCTGATATTCCTTGAGGCTTGAGGACCATTCGAACGGTAACAATATTCTCGAATGGAGCCATAAAGTGATTCTCCGCGACAACTGTTCCCTCTGCGGATCCCGCGAGCCCTAGACTTTGAGCACCTTCAAACGCCTCTTGCCTTCCTGGCACAGCGGTCCCAGTCCCAAGAGGAAGTACCCATTGATTCTGACCATCAAGGTTCGTTCCGTTTGGATACCTCTCAAAACCGTCAAAATAGGGAAGAACCGAGGCTTCCGGAGAGTTAGGATCCAGTTCTAAGCGATACTCTTCAACCGCAATCCAATGATCACCATCACTATCAAGATCCGCATCCGACGGATCATCCGGATCCAGTCCAAATTGCCGTTCCCACATGGAATCCATCCCGTCTCCGTCATCATCTAAGCCTAGCGGCTCCTCCGTCGAAATCGAAACGGCATCGATACCAATC
It includes:
- a CDS encoding RHS repeat protein, whose product is MKVSTVENILRLGGAFFCFAVLSSIPSYAQVSLPYEVDFEEVEGYFVDDLPLPFIVTGTASVTTLDSFSGSQSVLLLPGQTGAVLDLSFNGAAVSSIQFVDFFLKPVFTPTASLPAFANPGSVAMTAVVGESDGVVGEVWAANGAGLGDAEWLETGWDVSATEGTADQWIRFTYRLDYAAGLWDLYLNNSLVLADLTFLDLSATSLSSFQLRGDLDKDIFFDYFYAGGVNPLFEDEDQDGIDDDYESSHGLSTSIDDRDDDPDFDALSNIEEYLNGLSAGSSDTDGDGIPDGIEIAEGTDPLVADRDGLASLPFSENFESDVIGFVPFTSFNTPLGGASLLVTDQEVAPEGLKSLQIENFDDADGVVQYFAGSGESVIWLDFNGRLGWFPDGEVPEISKGSAGVFYQREDGRFLALDGQGDGGGVYHSVGSEADPDSWRRITVRLDYGSQSWSLWVDDVRVASEYGFAWNSPYLSRFKATGVAGSEIGIDAVSISTEEPLGLDDDGDGMDSMWERQFGLDPDDPSDADLDSDGDHWIAVEEYRLELDPNSPEASVLPYFDGFERYPNGTNLDGQNQWVLPLGTGTAVPGRQEAFEGAQSLGLAGSAEGTVVAENHFMAPFENIVTVRMVLKPQGISGNGPEITSDTTSAFFFNQDGILTYYDGSTENWTPSTHGAIDFEKWQKVSMEMDYSGETYSIWLNEAVLVEDVAFASPAAEFKKLRLIETSEENSWIDGIAIFPSAERDFDGMGDSWEILHFGDLSQNGEDDYDGDSLSNRLEYEYGTDPTSTSDSEPDGMPDEWEIFHGLNVGVDDGDLDKDGDGLSNLLEFQNGTNPTDIDSDNDGLSDGREIEVGTQTLIMDSDGDGLFDGSEVDLFGTNPLLKDSDSDGFNDRMELVVYNTDPNNPGSRPLASGPITSPVNVDPPAGTSYDVYYGVKPGGGYRFGRLIEVSIPRKPVGRGWAVSESEFVPDYSVASQELYYSALGSSAPHDEVFIFTTQEFPFWPVGKGWVTGTNTIHADLSIPSRDIYSSPLDSPTELIFSNSPSGGERVGKGWITGVNRMEPDYFVPSQTIYYGPAYVGATTYTYRTESLIPNHQVDAGRGWVVSDDKISPDYSVSWYTVYDGKLSLFSPHNAVSTLYRSGGANGQVEGAGWITSPFTFDQSDVFSDNPSAIWAYQNGFDFYNDKVVNTAKGRNGDFDNDGFSNGEEYQAGTDPRDPNSSPVHGSGDLNEYLDSDDDGLIDLLEISIGTDPYYFDTDGDLLPDGFEHYSAHLDPLVPENNIHLDFDGDGLSDFEESNYGTNPDLWDTDGDGVSDGIEMGLGSNPRDYSEKPFVPSDFYGPDLDDANAEPIGDLGGGYGASPSRYSIEGEIGDHSGSHSERWRLQIGEFHATSDGFGIVSDYDLNLRSDRYYEVSLHHEGTNADEPDYDYTATVDPTGFVLVDMDGLLGTVDDSFGWSQSKAYLVPIGGIGYSESYSGGDAVGPRYRKVALNGRPLSDEKPEEEDESDSAEEETYVDAFDLSLHHDTSLVYVPVGASDFVLQVNASSRETSWSNRSGLRPHEQLTLPFGVGWNSNLCAYVEVVEVLGDNTDDPTTVNVIDENGRSQRFGTPDMETFFPWPSSRVDRKTYLNQLKISEDGEEFTLIKKFGTEVRYLKSDAWFMYTTDRVGGSYKVRRHTYWRLDVAKDRYENQIKYDYGTSGVSLIPERIRILDRTDSSGDFQDIHINRSEDARRVESIADPRGNVISFDYTLTNSISGSTSDPVDSDSLSYEYPTLDEVHFPDGTSRSYTYEVASDREYTDSRTTWHYHANLKTVTDKNANTYTFNYDFDRTKEYYSGGGGITGILIPRTAMPADIYDAAAAILNSGPTQGGSGSGSYKKQYGLPRHVSSVVLPGGIGTSTFSKTEDTLVKFGREFEATSGTVVTDVLDNETTYAFEGVHGEVVDDDSVGSAVSLEWMVYYTEMTITHPDELGTESFVFDLPSGLSLRSMTDFSGNTTTWDYEDALDPEHIVPVLESEPTFMTTWADPTRKTDALGRVETYQYGNYRVMSQVVDVFGTTTEWTVDSLGRRIDKTVTGRQSNPLLRESYTYDNPAFPGFMTFQATEAFANRSGKAWEEDLVTQFVPDEYGRVLLKIVDPGGLDLSTEYTYDQNNNRESVEDSRSYTTNFYYDSLNRLIRTDFPAAGTSNGIQVTSVRRLYDPRGNLVCEVDEEGRYTFHEYDELSRRVKTIRDMDDSGLPTLPSISEPQILEIGNRGTATAQDLVTEFTYNQVNSLTSTKDPRDVITRHFYDAIQRVRHTYSNFSLGDADEDGVESGSSVYSDADKTHTEYLYQTERNPGVSAFDSEGFKPTQIIQHDAVQGISGTWTLTSDFFYDADYREVENRIEYEPGQFAETTTEYGNILNGKEALVITITDPIGKVSKSFRDGLGRVVESRDAVGSADQIVTETLYSSTGLVWRTIDPRGARTESDYDAAGRPVKVWQPDPDTGLVSAATSPMTETIYDDAGNVHQSINPRGKVWIYNHDARNRKISETAPAFLDKDGLSKNPVTVFSYDGVGNVILKQDPLGLVTTTDYDHANRPYLATTSAVPVFNSDTGTVSSEVLQTETEYDGNGNPVRVTDSNGSRTVNFYDALNRMTASATNPDDGDPSTTEGAPSPGDIVVSYLYDDAGNRILVEDGEGALTAFRYDGMGRNTRTIWDFGSELQRTKTVNFDEVVMTSRTDEKGQVTNYFYDDLHRLEDVSNVGRSVDNRHYEYDNNGNILSISYPYDPATHREVVNEFDFLNRVTEETSAGVTHGYKYDKAGNTLEVTYGLTSRQIISTYDDLNRLKTMTEGGRATEYFYDEDGNVTRKELANGVTVESVYDLLGRKKTSTKTAPGATDPFSSYTYAHDGVGNLCEIQEAYPGGQLTYREVRNAYDHTYRLDTETILSGGITTLTDYDYDDANNRIRKGLTEGSDPEEVTTYEYGDGSAVSGGNSNQLVRTILPDQSEVTYTYDANGNRRTRTEGGNIDTYHYDYENRLLSLVYQTGDSDTGTYNYEYDHRTRRVVRDESAITGRELHIVSFSHGLSVQEHIDVVSATPDVEYIRGSDYGGGIGGLLYSLRSGTPSFKHYNSRGDVVAATDASGSLTYQAAYEAFGKHGDTPTSEEWGTNPDPQQANTKDEDPTGLLNEGFRYRDLDTGTFITRDPLGFIDGPNVYTYVVQNPWTFFDPLGLSVQHRYDDEGNLVGHDVNGHYYSRKETEDGVEYQHDDGTVFHSAKDVLDDSARRVEDKKWNGVPAEYRDIVSSSTGMARFRPDEVNDITGEMSGVRDNFTGSPFQMNDMSPFLYHSTGIAFTVETGLSPLIVAPAPMASGDITVYVGMFGKDGLNIVVTGGGNLGMPGVVGDKNDAHFGAYSGAGLDGPFISNSRSVGEFKTINNISSGNVGYGAFSGSFEFGRSDDGSIRSVSGGIFMPSVWAAGANIHNYTSEEVYSTGD